In the genome of Actinomycetota bacterium, the window GAACTGCTGGCGGCGGGGAAGAGGATGAAGCCGGTGGGAGCCCTCTATTTCGCGGTGGAGATGGGCAGGATACTGGCCTACCTCCACGGGCAGGGCATTGTCCACGGTTCCCTGGACGAGAGGCATGTGTTCATCTACCCGGGGCGCAGGGCGAGGGTGTCCGACCCCGGCTTTCCCGTGGTGCTGGGAGGCGCTGCCAGCCCCCATCCGTTCTATCGGGACCCCAGGCGCGACCTGAGCGACCTCGGCTACCTCCTCTACCGCAGCCTCACCGGCAGGGGCGCGGCGGAGGCGGTGGCGGACATCAGGGAGGGCAGGCTGAAGTGGGGCGACGAGGTCCCGCCCCGCCTGCGCCGCCTGGTGCAGCTCTGCCTGGACAGCGTCGCGGGCGCGGGCTTCCCTTCCTCCGATGAGCTGGTCATGGAAGCGGTCTCCACCCTGCGGGAGGAGGTGCCCATGATGCCGGAGCCGCGCCCGGAAGCGGGGGTGGCCGGAAGGGGCGAGGAGGTGGCGAGGCCCGCCCCCGCCATATCCCTGCCCCGCCTGAAGCGCTGGCAGGTATGGCTGGGGGCCGCCATGCTGGCCGTGGCGGCCATCTTCTTCCTGGTGTGGATACTCTCCATCGCCATCACCGGGAGCAAGGTCGAGGTGCCCAACCTGGTGAACGTGAGCGTGGAGGAAGCCCGGAAGCTGGCGGCGGAGCGCGACCTGGGCTTGCTGGTGGTGGCAAGGGAGTACGACGCCGGCGTCAGGGCTGGGTATGTGATATCCCAGGACCCCAAGGGCGGGGTCATGGTGAAGAGGAAGACGGTGGTCAAGGTGCTGGAGAGCCTAGGCCCCCTCACCGTGCCCAACCTCGTCGGGCTCACCCTGGAGGACGCGCGGCTGGTGCTGGAGAGCCGCGGTTTCCGCGTGGGCGAGGTGATCTACCGCGAGGTACAGGGATACAGCGAAAACCGCGTGGTGGAGACGGATCCCCCCTACGGGTCCAGGCTGTCCAGCGGGGCGGCGGTCAACCTGGTGGTGAACAGGAAGGCTTCCGGCGTCTGAGGCGCGCTTGCCGGGGAACCGGCCTCCAGGCGCCGCCCTCAAATAATGTTCGGAGGATGTCCACGGGGATCCGTCCCCGGGGGAAAGTAGTGGCGGCGGGCGCGGGGCCGCGGCGCGGGAGGAAGGCGCGGGACAACGGTCGCGTACGGTAAGGCGTCGCGGGCGGGGCAGGGGCTGAAGGACAAGCGGCCCGGCGCATGGAAAAATGATCTTGAAGGTATGGGAAAAAGAACCCGGGAAGGGCGCGAGCGGGAGTGCCCGAGCCCGGAGGTCATAGAGGTCTCTCGGAGGTAAGAGCAGAGGATGCTGGGAAAGGTCTTCAACCAGCGCTATCGTATCAAGGAAAAGATTGGCAGCGGAGGCATGGCCGACGTCTTCCTCGCCGACGACCTGCTGCTGGGCAGGGAGGTGGCGGTGAAGGTCCTGCACCCGCAGTACGCGGCCGACCCCTCCTTTATCCAGAGGTTCCGCCACGAGGCCCAGGCGGCGGCCAACCTCAACCACCCCAACATCGTGAACATCTACGATTGGGGCGGCGAAGGCGAGCTCTACTACATCGTCATGGAATACGTGGAGGGTCGCGACCTCAAGGAGATACTGCGCACCGAGGGCCGGCTGCTCCCCGAGCGCGCGGCGGAGGTGGCGGCGGAGATAAGCGCCGCCCTGCAGTTCGCCCACCGCCACAACCTCGTGCACCGCGACATCAAGCCGCACAACGTCTTCATCACCAACCTCGGCCAGGTCAAGGTGATGGATTTCGGGATCGCCCGCGAGGGCGACGGGGGAGGCATGACCCAGACGGGCATGGTCATGGGCACCCCGCAGTACATCTCTCCCGAGCAGGCACAGGGGCTGGCGGTGGACGGGAGGTCGGACATCTACTCCCTGGGCGTGGTGCTCTACGAGATGCTGACGGGCAGGGTGCCCTTCGACGACCCCAACCCCGTGACCGTCACCTACCGGCAGGTGCGCGAGGACCCCATACCACCCTCGGTGATCGACCCCGAGATCCCCGCCACCCTCGAGGCCGTGGTGATGAAGGCCATGGCCAAGAACCCCGCCAATCGCTACCAGACCGCGCAGGAGATGAAGGCCGACCTGCTGCGTTTCCTCGAGGGCATGCCAGTATCCGCCACCCCTGTGCTCCCGGGACGCACGGCCACGGCCGCCCTTGTGCCGGCCTCGGGAGGCGGCGGGAGCAGGTGGCCATGGGCGGTGGCGGCGGCGGTGGTGGCGGCGCTGGCGGTCACGGGGATCGTCCTGGCGCTGGTGCTGGGAGGGGGAGGCGGCAAGGTGGAGGTCCCCAACTTGCAGGGGATGTCGTTGGAGAAGGCCACCGGCACCCTGGAGAGCCTGGGACTGAAGGTGGGAGAGGTCAAGGACAAGTACATCGAGGACGAGTCGGAGGAGGCCGGCCTGGTGGTCTCGCAGGACCCGGAGTGGGGCACCCTGCTGGCAAAGGGCGAGAAGGTCAGCCTCACCGTGACGCGCGAGCTGCGTATGCCCGAACTCGAGGGTATGTCCCGCGATGCGGCGGAGGACATCCTGAAGAAGATGGGCATCCTGGTGATCGAGATAAAGAGCACCCCCGTGGAGGACGAGGAGGAGGTCAACAGGGTGCTCTCCCAGAGCCCGGCCGCCGGAAAGCTCGTCTCCCCCGGCACCACGGTGAGGCTGGAGATCGGGGTGGAGCAGAAGAAGGTGGCCGTCCCCGACGTGGTGGGCATGAAGCAGGCGGACGCCGAGGAGACCCTCAAGAAGGCCGGTTTCCTAGTATCGGTGAGCGAGGAATCCAGCTCCGAGGTGGACGAGGGCCGGGTGATCAGGCAGAGCCCCCTGGCGAACCAGAAGGTGCTGGAGGGGAGCACGGTGACCATCGTGGTGAGCACCGGGCCTTCCACGGTCAGCGTTCCCGACGTGCGGGGAGAGAAGGAGGCGGACGCCAAGCGCATCCTCGGCGACGCCGGACTCAACTATACCGTGATCTACCAGGACACCTCGGACTCCACCCAGGTGGGAAAGGTCCTCGACCAGGTGCCCCTTCCCGGGGCCACGGTGGACGCGGGCTACAACGTGCGCATTTTCGTGGGGCGTTCCTCCTGAGCGGGGGAGAGGGCGCGGCGGAGAGCGCTCCGGGGACGGGGCTCCCCCCGTGCTGATGCCAAAGATTACCATATCCTGAGGTGGGAAGCCGCCGAGATCCGGCCCCGGGCTTTCATGCCGCTACCCGGCTGATTCGGCGCGGCCGCCGCAGGGACGAACGCCACCGGGACGGCCCTCCCTCCTCCCGCCACGGAAGGTATCCCCAGGCCGGCCGCCGCCGGGGTCGGAAGCGGGGAGGCTTCCCCGCCCCCGCCCGCTGAGGATGCCCCCGCCACCCCCGCGAGGAGCGGAAGCGGCTCCAGCGCCCCGTGCTATAATCGACGCCATGAACGGGGAATACGACGTGGTGATCGTGGGGGCCGGCCCCGGAGGATGCGCGGCCGCATGTGCTCTTGCACCCCGCGGGCACCGTGTTCTGGTGCTGGAAAAGGACCGCTTCCCACGCGAGAAGATCTGCGGAGACGGCATAGCCCCTCGGGCCGTGCATGCCCTCTACCGCCTTGGCCTGCGGGACGAGCTGGAGGGGCGCTTCAAGCGCACCTCCGGCATACGTTTCTATGCCACCTGGGGCGGGCTCACCGAGGTGCGGTATCCCATGGGGAGCCGCTACCCGGACCATGGCTACGTGGCTCCGAGACGGGACCTCGACCACCTCCTCCTGCGGCACGCACGGGAGCTGGGGGCTGAGGTGTGGGATGGATGCCGTGTGACCGGGATGCTGCCGCGCGAGGGAGGCCGTTTCCCAGGGGTCAGGGCGGAGCGCGGCGGGGAGAGCTTGGAGATAGCTGCCCGCTACATCGTGGGCGCTGACGGACCCACCTCCAGGGTGGGCGGGGATCTGGGAATGCTCAACCGCGACCCCCTTTTTCTGGGGGTCTCCGTGCGTTGCTATATGCGGGGCGCGGAGGGCGTCTCCGATTTCCTGGAGATCTATCCCGAGGACGCCATCTCCCCCGCCTGCGGATGGATCTTCCCCGTGGACGGGGAGACGGTGAACGTGGGGGCGGGCTACATGCTCTATGCCGGGAAAGGGCACGCCCTGAACATCAACCGTGTCTTCGAG includes:
- a CDS encoding PASTA domain-containing protein; translation: MDWKGRVLRRRYRLDERVAVGRTVEVFRAFDILEEREVAVKLPLPHLLSDRDFCDSFRSAAHRATRLSHPGVIPVLDYGIEDSRPYAVTEMVEEKTLHELLAAGKRMKPVGALYFAVEMGRILAYLHGQGIVHGSLDERHVFIYPGRRARVSDPGFPVVLGGAASPHPFYRDPRRDLSDLGYLLYRSLTGRGAAEAVADIREGRLKWGDEVPPRLRRLVQLCLDSVAGAGFPSSDELVMEAVSTLREEVPMMPEPRPEAGVAGRGEEVARPAPAISLPRLKRWQVWLGAAMLAVAAIFFLVWILSIAITGSKVEVPNLVNVSVEEARKLAAERDLGLLVVAREYDAGVRAGYVISQDPKGGVMVKRKTVVKVLESLGPLTVPNLVGLTLEDARLVLESRGFRVGEVIYREVQGYSENRVVETDPPYGSRLSSGAAVNLVVNRKASGV
- the pknB gene encoding Stk1 family PASTA domain-containing Ser/Thr kinase → MLGKVFNQRYRIKEKIGSGGMADVFLADDLLLGREVAVKVLHPQYAADPSFIQRFRHEAQAAANLNHPNIVNIYDWGGEGELYYIVMEYVEGRDLKEILRTEGRLLPERAAEVAAEISAALQFAHRHNLVHRDIKPHNVFITNLGQVKVMDFGIAREGDGGGMTQTGMVMGTPQYISPEQAQGLAVDGRSDIYSLGVVLYEMLTGRVPFDDPNPVTVTYRQVREDPIPPSVIDPEIPATLEAVVMKAMAKNPANRYQTAQEMKADLLRFLEGMPVSATPVLPGRTATAALVPASGGGGSRWPWAVAAAVVAALAVTGIVLALVLGGGGGKVEVPNLQGMSLEKATGTLESLGLKVGEVKDKYIEDESEEAGLVVSQDPEWGTLLAKGEKVSLTVTRELRMPELEGMSRDAAEDILKKMGILVIEIKSTPVEDEEEVNRVLSQSPAAGKLVSPGTTVRLEIGVEQKKVAVPDVVGMKQADAEETLKKAGFLVSVSEESSSEVDEGRVIRQSPLANQKVLEGSTVTIVVSTGPSTVSVPDVRGEKEADAKRILGDAGLNYTVIYQDTSDSTQVGKVLDQVPLPGATVDAGYNVRIFVGRSS
- a CDS encoding geranylgeranyl reductase family protein: MNGEYDVVIVGAGPGGCAAACALAPRGHRVLVLEKDRFPREKICGDGIAPRAVHALYRLGLRDELEGRFKRTSGIRFYATWGGLTEVRYPMGSRYPDHGYVAPRRDLDHLLLRHARELGAEVWDGCRVTGMLPREGGRFPGVRAERGGESLEIAARYIVGADGPTSRVGGDLGMLNRDPLFLGVSVRCYMRGAEGVSDFLEIYPEDAISPACGWIFPVDGETVNVGAGYMLYAGKGHALNINRVFEAFVERTRHAAAKLRRAEPLGRPRGALLRVGLGGSVTVRDNVLLVGDAASMTNPISGEGITYALESGRWAGETLAAALRSGDAGLVENYRRILEWYYRRYFRLGTMAIRYGNRPWFVNPLLFTTSRIPRLGDKMGRFLMNCRRSDHPL